A single window of Vigna radiata var. radiata cultivar VC1973A chromosome 4, Vradiata_ver6, whole genome shotgun sequence DNA harbors:
- the LOC106759112 gene encoding protein LURP-one-related 15-like, which yields MANKVSVINPLYCVPHPVSIQINTEKGVAYNEKDDRLFYINDIYFSLHDRRVLYDHSKNPIVTFYNKSSEECKVFKGESSDSSKFLFRVKKMKKSSTIPSGITKLNVFLANNQDEEKSDFRVIIYGSKRSCSVYAGESPTIVAQVENNGGFKVSVNPSVDYAFIVALLMIVKDTECSDTEEIDALSAIQMTSSILSLV from the exons ATGGCAAACAAAGTCTCAGTTATCAATCCTTTATATTGTGTTCCTCACCCTGTCAGTATACAAATTAATACTGAGAAAGGAGTCGCTTACAATGAGAAGGATGATCGTCTCTTCTATATTAATGATATCTATTTCTCACTTCACGACCGTCGTGTCTTATATGATCATTCAAAAAACCCCATCGTCACTTTCTACAATAAG TCTTCGGAAGAATGCAAAGTTTTCAAGGGTGAAAGCAGTGATTCATCTAAATTTCTATTTCgggtgaagaaaatgaagaaatcgTCAACGATTCCGTCTGGGATTACTAAATTAAACGTTTTCCTTGCAAACAACCAAGACGAAGAGAAAAGTGACTTCAGAGTGATAATTTATGGAAGTAAACGGTCGTGCAGTGTTTATGCAGGGGAATCTCCTACCATTGTAGCTCAA GTGGAGAATAATGGTGGCTTCAAAGTCTCGGTCAATCCCAGCGTGGACTACGCATTCATAGTGGCTCTACTTATGATTGTTAAGGATACGGAATGTTCTGATACTGAAGAAATAGATGCTCTTAGTGCCATACAAATGACTTCGAGCATTTTATCGCTTGTATAA